The Hevea brasiliensis isolate MT/VB/25A 57/8 chromosome 1, ASM3005281v1, whole genome shotgun sequence DNA segment tcttcTTTACTAACTCCTCATTTGCGAATGTCTTCCCTAGAGATTTAATTCCTCCTATAATCTCCACAAACCTATCATACATTTCACTTATGGTTTCATCTGACTTCATCTTGAACAATTCATATTGGTAGATAAGGGAATCCATCTTATTCTCCTTTACTTGATTAGTACCCTCATGAGTAACCACTAAGGCATCCCAAATTTCTTTTGCAGTAGACTTCATACACACTTTATTATATTCACTTCTACTTAATGCACAAAATTGAACATGAATAGCCTTATCATTTAAAGCCACTCTTCTTTTCTCTTGCTCACTTCAGTCACCCTTAGGCTTAGCTATATGCACACCATCTACAATCTTAGTTCGAGTGAATGGCCCATTTTCTACAACATCCCACAAGTCAACCCTTTCTGGTTTAAGGAAATAATACATCCTATTTTTTCAATACAAGAAGTCATTACCATCAAAGAGAGGAGGTCTTACCACCAATTGACCTTCTTGTGCATTGAGAGTTGCCATTGATCTTTACTCCAAGATGATTAAATCTTGTAGAATGgagactagctctgataccacttgttatcccttgtagcaacccaagagggggAGGAAGGGGGGGGGGtgtgaattgggttctaattgcaaaattaaagattaaaagaaatttaagcACAAAGAAGAGTAGAGGAAGAATGATGACACAAGAAACTTATAGAGGCtcggctatcccaagcctacgtcctctcctcaaggccctccttgagagttaactccactaaaattcttctttgggtgaagaataaaccccttacaatcaccataagagcaaacccttgctcttttacaaatctCTTTACACTCtagagctatttaaagctctatcacactcaaaattatAATAAGTGTTCACAATAACCTTGAATGAACTCTCAGAACAATGAATTTACAACttaaatatcaagttctcaacattatctatggtagctcaagttctaaaGAGAGAATAAAGAAAATCTTTAGagcacaataaattttcaaaagatTGTTGTTGTAAAACTTGTTTCCAGTCATAAATGGTgtctatttatagtttttgcaagaaaatagtCGTTGGGagtgcattaaatgcaaaactagCCATTCAACCACCCAAAGCTTTATGTTATCAAGTTCCAGAAACTTAGGTTCGGCTGCCGGAGTTATTTACTTCAGCTACTAAAGGTTGAAGCGCCAAAAAAatagcttttgaaaagtcactttcggCAATCGAAGTTCCCACTTTCGACTGCCGGAGTGCTCTTTGGAAAAAATGACTTTCAATGCTCAAAAACCATGATTTAAAGAGTGAACTTCGGCAGCTGAACTTCCCACTTTTGACTGCCGAAGTGCTCTCTGgacagaaagtgtcaaaagggcacttaggcttAGGAAATGCATAACTTTTTGATCGGAACTCAGATTTTCAATCCGTTTGAatcgttggaaagctaatttgataaacatttcaatgaaaacacttttaaaaacaaattttcatttctaaattgtgaaaatttcattttagtctCCCTTAATcaagaaaaagttacaagtaaaGACATTAAGAgattaagagtttaaaaaactcataacttttttattcgaactcggatttttgatccgtttgagccattggaaagctaattcaatttattttgcaactaaaatacttttcaaaattaattttgcatttttgaaaaatttacttAATTTTCCCTTGATAAAGAATTAGACTACAAGAAACTAAAAATATAGCGACTataattaccgactaaatatatGTTTAATTAGTCGGTAATTTCCGTTACCGACCAATTACCGACCAAATTAATATTAATCAGTATTTAAGTTGTCGCTATTAATTACCAACTAAATTATTAGTCAGTAATTACAGACTAAATTTTAGTCGGTAAAATGTTTGCATTGGTCGGTATTTTTTGCAGGCTGATTATTGGCAATAAGGATTAATTCTACTATTTACGGACTAAaatttagtcggtaattaccgACAAAACGTTTAGTCAGTAAAgtgcaaattatattttaattttcataagttaccaACTAAAAGTTATGGTCGgtactttttttaattatttaaaattaaatagcgACATTACAGTTTGTAGGTAAATTTAGTTGGTAATTTATAGATGGTCGGTAAGGAGAGAAAATAGTCACTATTTACCATCTATATCTTAATTGGTAATTACTGACTGAATGATGTTAGTCGGTAATTTatcaatatatattttatttttaaaaaatgtacCGACTAAAGTTATGGTcggtaatattttttatttttaaaattaaaaaataggtCATTctgtatttattttaatttgaaaaaatgTATCAACTATATATTTTAGTcggtatttttaatttatatatgtaatttttaaattttcaatttttaaaatattttaaaattaaatcaaaagttaaaaattaataagaaaatgctaataataataataataataataataataataataataataataataataaaattcaaaataaaaataatcactacatataataaattaatataaaattcataGAAGTAAAGTAAAGCAAACTAAAGTTTAATAAGTCAAATATAAAATTCTAAGCTCTCAATTTTGTGGAGGTGGAGGCCGAGATGTTGGTAGATCTCTGACTAATCTCATCATTTCTTCCATCATAGAGCTTCTCATGCGTTCCATATTCGTCTCCATTTCCAACTTCATTTGATCCATTCTTCTGTCATTGCTTGCCTCTCATCCTCAAGCTGTTTCTCTAATTCTTGTACTCGTCGTTGTAATGCAGCATTTTGATAATTGTATGATGCAGACACCCTGCTAAAAGATGCTCCAACTAATGGGTAAAAAGTAGATGATTCAGATCCAAGGCCATACACTTTCCGTCTCTTCTCCCCACCTCCGACTACGTCTAAATAAAGTTGGTTTTCATCAATGTTGTCAGGTGTGGTCTGTGTCAGCTCCTCCCTCCTATCTACTATAGCGTCCTGtatgtaataaaaaaatgaaatttttttataattaattcatcacataatacaataaaaaaattGTAGTGAAATAAATAAAAGAGTACCATACATGCATCTCTTTGGATTTTTGGTCCACAAAAGTTTCCTTGTCATGCTTTCGAGTGTGAGTATGGACAAACAACTCAGTTGGAGTTGGCTTTCTACCCAATTCTTTCTCCTAGACAAAAATAAACAGTTATCAGAAGCTATTTATTATATGCATAaacaataaattattaaaatttattatgaaacgAAAATAAAAacgggcagagtttcccctatatttTGACATTTCCCCCTGCTAGAAATTAACAaaaatctcacaattcaatcgcaCAACAATCTGTAATATTTTTCATGACAATTTTATCACATTACATCATATTTCCATCAACAAccatccataatttttttttcttatgtgaAAATACTAACCAATTTATCAGACCATTCAGCATATGTTATGGATCCACCTGTGTGGGTGGACGGTCCATGAGCATTTGTAGCACCACGGCGGTTTCTAGAATATATCTCTAACCGTTGAATGATCTTGGGGTCATTCCAGTGCTGCTCAAATTTTGCCCAAGTTTCTTTAGAAATATACAAGGGCCTTTTCCTGAAATTATTTAAATCTGCAATCATGTCCTTGTAGCGTACAGCTGCCTTTGATCTCCATGCAGCCTTTATCCCTGCTTCTTCGAAGGACTCCCAACAACATTTTTTCtacaataaaaaatacatatCTATAATGATTAACATAAGGATCAAAATATgaccgaaaaaaaaaaaattgatgttaCCTTAAATTCTTCCCAGTAAAATTCTTTTGTCTCTTCTGATATAGCCTTCCAGTTGACACCCTCAGTGTTGATCCGTTGCTTAAAGGTATTTGTAATCATCCGAGCGATTGTAGATCCACCCGTTAACCTGaacatatataataaaatattttcaataaaaGGTACATTTTTATTACATAACCTTGATAaagtaattaaaatataattatttaactcACTTGCCATCACGAAGTTGTAACCGTTGTTGCCCTAAAGAATCACTCTCCGCTTCAAAGGATGGATGAGAATCTTGTGAGCTAAGAACTGCAAACTCATGTAAAGACCTTGGTGCATTATCTAAACCATCCACAGCTGCAGTCTCTTGGCTAGCCACTAGTGCGTTGAACTGCACTGATGGCTATGACTGAGGTGTCAAAGGCTCGCCTCCTTCAGATGGTGTAGGTGTTCCTATGTTAACATCATGAGAAGCATCTACTCTGTGTCTGCTCCTAACCATATCTGTAAATTAGATAAacatagtaagaaaaattaatttgtaCTAAAATTTATTCTATTTGTACAAAAAATCTAGCAAAACCTCCCCTTAAAATTGGATGTTCCCAAAATCTCAACACAACCTGCAAATAATAgttacaacaacaacaacaacaacaacaacaacaacaacaacaacaacaacaataataataataataataacagtgCCATCCTGACTTACACATTTATTATACACATCTCCTTGTCACAAACAGTTCATAAAGTTAAATTATAACATAATATACATGAATAATATGATAATATAACAATCATTACTTTAAAGTTAAACTATTTATTACTTTTGAAATTTAGATCACTATCCATTACAATACAATTTATTCACTATCATCCTCGCTATCATCATCATATTCATGGAGTTCTTCTTCATCGCTTTCTATTGTATGATTTAGATCTGCCTCATCCAATAGTTCCTCTTCTTCAACGGTTGTAAGCTCTAGTAGTTCACCACTTGAATCATGTAATGGTCCAATCTGTTGATCTTCTACTTCTGTATTAACTTGTAACACTTCTACTATCTCATCTTGAAATGCTTGGTCTGGTATTTGCTCTGTTACATTTGTCTGAGGCATGATGACAACAGACCTAGGCTTCATTTTGCATGTGGCATACCAGTTAGCTTTGTCTCATCTTAAGCTAGGATAAGGGATGTAAACTACTTGTTCagcttgtgaagcaagtatgaatggttcatatttatttaatctttttcGGTGATTGATATCCACTAAGTTATAGTGTTTGTGAACCTTAATACCAACATTCGGAGTTAGATCAAACCATTCACAC contains these protein-coding regions:
- the LOC131183232 gene encoding uncharacterized protein LOC131183232; translation: MDGGNEKELGRKPTPTELFVHTHTRKHDKETFVDQKSKEMHDAIVDRREELTQTTPDNIDENQLYLDVVGGGEKRRKVYGLGSESSTFYPLVGASFSRVSASYNYQNAALQRRVQELEKQLEDERQAMTEEWIK
- the LOC110645245 gene encoding uncharacterized protein LOC110645245 translates to MITNTFKQRINTEGVNWKAISEETKEFYWEEFKKKCCWESFEEAGIKAAWRSKAAVRYKDMIADLNNFRKRPLYISKETWAKFEQHWNDPKIIQRLEIYSRNRRGATNAHGPSTHTGGSITYAEWSDKLVSIFT